TTGCAATGGCGGTGTTTGATAGTAAGAAGAAATGGGTCGGTGCGTTCATGATGGTGCTTCTCATATTCTACTTCGCTGCTGCTGCAGTGTCTGAGATCTCTCGCAACAGGttcacttcttcttcctcttcctctatctctctccctctctacaTTTCCTGTGAACTTTAGTGAGAGAAAGTGGCAATGGGGGTATCTGACTGGAAAATTGGACCTacattctttgtttttttagaAGAAACTGTAGTACGGACCAAGAATCCTAAGATTCTATAGCTTTGAGGGGAGGGGGGGGTGAGTTGTAGACGACTCCATTGACGCATAGGAAGAGCTCAGACTTAGTGAGCGAGAGAGGTCTTGGAGTTGGCCGTACATATTGGggggtttttggttaaatttcgTACTTGAGTTTCCtacaaatttgtttattttggtaAATTTGTTAATGTGCAGTAATGGAGGAAGAGACAAGTTGCAGAGCTCGAGCGACTCATCAATGGCAGCCAGGTCCGTACCCAACCAAAACCTtaattcctttttcttcttcgtcCTTGTCCACGTGGATGGATCTCAACCGTCGCCCTGTCGATTCAGTTATTTTGGGCCGGTGGATGATGTTTTGTTCTTACACTAAACccgtaaaataaaaaatttcaaccgtCAAGATCTGGATCCAAAGATCTCAGCCGTTTATTCCGTCATGTTATGGCCCTGGGGCTGGGACTCCCATCCCTTTTTCAAATTCCCGAATTACCCTCGTCCAGTATCTATAATTCCACGTATACACCACTCGCCGACTAAAACGCCCATTAACGGTTTTCACTCGACGGTGGCGGTGGCCTCGAGCTCTGCActcgcgcgcgcacacacacacgcacactcgCTGTAAATCCTGCTCTCCTCAGTCGTTTGTCCTTTACTTTTGATCTAAACTCGTCGCCTCCCAAGGCCGAAACGTGTCGCTCTCCCATTGGCCAAATATATTCGGATTGACGCTAATCCAACGGTTTTATGGGTGAAAGTgaatgttttgggtttttccttttctttttgcaGAGTGGCTGAGGATGACCAAGGATTCAACAAGCATGCAGTTGAAGATCCAGAAGAGATTGCTTCCATGGTTGACATGTGGGTAACTTTACCTATTTAcccctctctatctctctctctctctctctctctaacgaATGATCATGTTTGACTGTGGACATGCACATGGTGTAATCTGGGATAAGAAAAACATTTAGTTACTTTTGGGTATGAATGGTAGATATTTGAGTGCATTGAGGGGTGGTGGGTGAGGCATGGTAGCTCCTAATAGTGCTCTTATGAAATTCGGACCTAACCAAACTGACTGACCCAATTGCCAATTTACATTTAACCCAGTTGCTAATTTTGTAAATTCCTCAAGTTAATTGGGTTCTGGTTAATTTCCCATGTCCCTCTGATTTGTGTCACCTTCAATTCCATTGTGTTAATTTGCATTAATTTCCATGTTACACTTGGAATATACTTTCCCTTTCTTTCATGCCAATCAAATCTGGTGAGATCCGTCCGTACTTGTTCAAATTAGGCCCCCCAAGCTTTTATGCCCCTCGCTCTCTTCCTCATGAATTTGATGGTTTTATATAGTAAAACTTTTTACCAATGTGATAGGTTTTACTTTTTACCCATGTGCTGCCAAAGGAACTCTGTTTCTGGACAAAAATCATAGGGGAGTTTTTATATCCGTTACACTGATGAGATAAAGACCAAATTGTCCTCGGAAATGGACAAAATACTGGCTTTTTCCCTCATCCTAGTGCTCAGGATTTGGCCAAATACAGTAGAGGACGAAACAAGAAAGAAAGTAGGCAGAAATTGCCTCCAATAGATTAATCTCAGTGCTAATTACTATTTCACtttaattatttcttaaactatgTTTGATTATAATGTTGACATTAGAAAACACTGTTGATATTGCAGGAGTATCCGAAACAGCACTGAGAGGAGGAAGCTGGGCTACTTCTCCTGTGGAACTGGCAATCCAATCGATGACTGCTGGCGCTGTGATCCCAACTGGCACAAAAACCGCAAGCGCCTCGCAGACTGTGGCATTGGTTTTGGCAGGAATGCCATTGGTGGTCGCGATGGACGCTTCTATGTTGTCACCGACCCTAATGATGATGACCCCGTTAACCCCAGGGCTGGCACTCTTCGCCATGCTGTCATCCAGAACGAGCCTCTCTGGATTGTGTTCAAGCGAGACATGGTGATACAGTTGAAGCAGGAGCTCATCATGAACAGCTTCAAGACTATTGATGGACGCGGAGTCAATGTTCACATTGCTAACGGAGGATGCATCACAATCCAATATGTTACAAATATTATCATTCACGGTCTCCACATCCACGACTGCAAGCCCACAGGAAATGCTTTGGTGAGGAGCTCGCCTACCCACTTTGGGTGGCGGACAATGGCTGATGGCGATGCTGTCTCCATCTTCGGGTCAAGCCATATTTGGGTTGATCACAATTCCCTCTCCAACTGCGCTGACGGTCTAGTTGATGCTGTCATGGGCTCAACTGCAATTACCATTTCCAACAACCACATGACCCACCACAATGAGGTGAAGTTTAAATGCTTCTGAATCGACTATTGACTTCCATGTGAATTCTTTTTGTTGTAATATTGACATTGATCAAAATCAGGTGATGCTGCTGGGCCACAGTGATAGCTACACCAGAGACAAGCAAATGCAAGTCACAATTGCTTACAACCACTTTGGAGAGGGACTTATCCAAAGAATGCCAAGGTAGTTAGTTTATTCTTCAatgttggtttggtttggtttgttgACAGCAGATATGAAAATACCAAGTTGTTGTTGTACGATGCTTTTAGTATCGATGCTCATAAGAAATGAACTGTGATAATGCAGGTGCAGGCACGGGTATTTCCATGTTGTGAACAACGACTACACTCACTGGGAAATGTATGCCATTGGTGGAAGTGGAAATCCCACCATCAACAGCCAAGGCAACAGATATGCTGCTCCAACCAACCCTTTTGCAAAGGAGGTATATATTGCAGTACTAATAATATTTACGTTTCACTTAGTTCATGTTTACCACCGTAATAACTGATCATTGGGATGATGAATTACATTGTAAAGGTTACCAAGAGGGTTGAGACGGCTACCACTGAATGGAAGAACTGGAACTGGAGATCAGAAGGAGACCTGCTGCTCAATGGTGCCTACTTCACTCCATCTGGAGCTGGAGCTTCAGCAAGCTACGCCAGAGCCTCAAGCTTGGGAGCCAAGTCATCTGCCATGGTTGGATCCATAACTTCAGGTTCCGGTGCACTTCCCTGCCGCAGAGGCCACCCCTGCTAGTATCTCATATTTCCAGTTTACCAAAATTATATAGTACTACCCAATTTCCATCCGCATATTCCATTGTTTTCTACCCAATCTTTTGCATTTTTCAAAAATTTGGCAAGTGTACATTATTTACACATGTCATCATATCGTCCAATccactctccctccctccctccctccctccctccctccctccccagATTGTCCTTCTGTTATTGGTCAACCTCGGTCTGCTTCAAGTGAAAATACAATGCCATTTTTAGGAGCAGGTACAGAAGCGTTgttcatttatttttcttcgtTGTCCTTGTGGTCTCGGTCTGTTTGATCCCTTGGTATTCTAACTACCATTTGTGTGTCAATCTTCCTCCTCCCATCAGTgtgagtctttttttttttttatctctctgCATACATTTGGGTTTACAGGGATATGAATGATTTTGTGGGTTTTCTTTTGTCCAGAGTCTTACAAGCAAGCAAGCAGTAGTGTGATATGAGTGTCAAACTTTGAGTTATGAAAGGAAATAGCAAGTGCAGTCGTGTTTTCTTACTTTTGTTACTCAATTtcacctttgtttttcttcttttacttTTGGCAAAGTGCAATGGCAATGGAAGCtatcttttgcttttgcttttgtttctctgCCGGCACTCGTCACTGTTTCCATGTGCTCTCCCCAACACACCACATGATCACATCAAGTGATTAACCAACACAATCACCTTTTCCTTCAACTTTCCTTCTCATCATCATCTTACCAAATCATGAATTACTAGACCCAATTTGCTTAATTAATTTGGGATTTGTTTAGCAATAACCGTATCATCATCAATCATGACTCGGATTTGATATATTAATGCTGGAATTTTGTCCCATCAAAATGCAATCCACCATAATCCATGAATGAAAAAATAAGATGGCTACGCCCCACACCATCTCCAAGTGAAAATTGAATAGGTTTTGTAAAAACTAACACGGTTTTTCTTTCGGAGCTATTATCAGCACTCCAAATGTTCTATTGTAGACGAAAGACAAAAGAGAGCAAAAAGTGCATAATGACTATTTTGTGGAACAGAAATTGGTATATAcacagatataccaagcaatacAATCCTTACATAGTATAAGTACAAACCAGGACTGATCGATCGAGATCGAGACCTAGGGATAGAAACTGAAAGCAACGTATTTAAGTGCAACCTAAAATTCCCAAACGGATTTATTTTTTCCGAGTGAACACTGCCAATTCCATGTGGTGTCCCAAATGCCCCACCACCATTTTTCTTGTGGGGCAAGAAATAAATGTTTGGTTATGCcctcccaccccccccccccccaactgCCAATTCCATGTGGTGTCCCAAATGCCCCACCACCATTTTTCTTGTGGGGCAAGAAATAAATGTTTGGTTATGCCCTCCCACCCCCCCCCCTTACCTCTTAACATGGAGGTGGCGCAGAAATGTGTACCAAACATGTAAAATAGCAGATAAGTGGAAACAATGGCAGTGATACGTCCTATTTCATATGCTGGATGATGCAACCCCATCAACATATTGGGGAAGGGGAGGGGGATTGGGATGACCATTTTGCAATTGCATGTGAGACGGGGACCATTTGGCATGTGACAATTgggaccatccaaatttctctTTCCAAACTTGTGTATGCATTTACAATGACATACTTACACATAATCAAACTTTAAACCTTcttacaaataaagagaaatatcactaaactaTAGTTCTAATTGACATTGATTCATTGATTTACTTCTCGATGAGTACAATAGTACATATATAGAGTAGTTAGTGGACAAGAAAACATTGAGGAGTGAAAGTTTATAAGTACTTAAGACTTGAGAAGAGAATTCGAGTCTAGCAACGTAAAGTTTGTAACTAAACATGGTATTAAAGTGATTGGTTGTGTGATAGAGCTAAAATCATGTTGCCAAATGTGTTTTAGTAGCCATTAGTGGTATTATACCTTATTTATAAATGAAATGTTTCAGGTTCGACTCTCATGGATGACAAGTTCAATTTTCTAATTATGGCTAGTTCATCGAATGATTTAGCCTAAAACTTCATCTCCTAATATTGTTGTATAAAGAACAACTTTTGAGAAGCGGGTTAAGATTACAGTAGGTTAGAGGTTGTAACGtaacattgaaaatataaaagttATGTGTTATTTAGGTTTTCACATTTTATTGGTAACCCCCAAATTTGTCTCTGTttggattttttgtttaaaCTTAATTGACAGCCCAatttcaacaaaacaaaacaaaatccacAAAAATAAACCAGCCCAACCAAGAACTAAGGATTGTTGCACCGACACTCACTAGGGTAATAGTGAAATCGTGTCAAGTCGTTTAATTGATCATCACGCGTTTTGCTTTGACAAGGGAAAAAACAaaagggacaagtaaaagtttTTGTTTAAACATGCTCCAAGAGACAAGATCTGTAAGGGTGGGTGGGTATAGTAACCTAAATAGTTGAAGTGACTACTAGTGTTCATCTTTGTAAATTTTTCTCTTGTCAAACTGTTTAATAACATAAGTTTCTTATGTTGCCATATCACAAATCCAAAACACTTGGTCATGTTGATTCGTGCTTGAATGAATGGTTCGGTTTACAATCTTAACAATGTAATATGTGCAAAACCATATAGAATTATAGATATAGGTAGTTACATTTGTAaagtatttttacttttttgaaGATGGATGAGGCAGCCCTATTTGCTAGCAGTTTAGGTAAGAATTTGGATTTTGAGTATTTGGTTGGCAGAAAAGTCGCCAAATTGTGTGAACATATGTAAAACAATTTCTCTTCCACATTAACTCAAATGTTTGTTAAAGTAGTTtgaaagttgatttttgcagtTTAATGGTTGTCCAAAGACCAAACCCTAACCTAGATTTGGATCATTTACTGGCTGCTCTCTAGTTGACATCAAATACATCATCTAGTCCCAAATCGatcctactttttttttcttttttctttttaacaaacgatatgaTCTACACTAAAATGATGCAAGAGTGGGTTAAGcttcacaatggactagcattaatatgattcaaattcgtcaTTGACGAgcatcgaacctaaaacctctcacttacaagtgaagaggaataccattagacGTACTATGTGGCAAATCTATCTTAAACAACTTTGGGAAACTTGTCCTTCGTTTTTTAAGAGTAAAAGTTGGGAACTTTGGCCTCGTTTGATACACGTGATTGGATTGGAATTGATgattttctaaatttaatttaatttgaaaGGGGAAGAAAAGGGGGtcggaaaaaaaattgttaggtGTAGCTATACTAAAGTAAGTAATCGGCCAAACCTATGGTCCCGTAAGCAAGTTTTTCTTTCTCACTCCTTATGTTATGTACTTTTTCTTACTTAATCCATAATTTTTGCCTTTTCTAAAGTGCGGGGCAAATGGTGCCCTCTACTTATACTTCTAACTAAAGGCGAACCATAGGTATtgctaggggtggttcggtatgggatcccataccgaaacccttatcccgattcccaaaccaaaattttcggaaatcccaatttcaataccgatcccaaaccaaattttcgggaatcccaaaatagtttcgggatttcgggacaaatcgggaatcccgaaatgattttgggtttttgggcttttggactaaaatattatgtttttgggctaaaattgaACCTTTTAACACTTTTGGGTTGCAATCTGCTAAGAAGCCCGTTGCAATGTGTGCCAATTGCAGGACTATGTCAATTTAAATGTAGATGCTACAATTGCAAGACTCTGCCAATCTGGATTCAAATGTAGATGCTACAATTGCAAGACTCTGTCGATTTAAATCATTCATACAGAAATATGTGCAACTATTGAAGCCTTCATTTTCTATGGACTATGTCaatctaaatatatatttaaaaattaaataatatatattttttttttcggttcggtttgggaatACCGAAATCCCAAAAACTTGAGACCGATTCCCttaccgaaatttcgggatCGGTTCAGTATTgggtaccgaaattttcgggaatttcggtttgggattttttcggtttggtttcgggaatttttcggtttggtttgggatttttgggatttttttccagccctaggtATTGCCAGCAAACAAAGCAATCTGCCCGTTTGAGTTCCGAATGGGCCGcttgcttaaaaaaaattattataaacaaTCAATGCAATTAATTAAAAAGGAGTATTttctatttattattttcaagttttccagttttataaatatatttttttgtgaatactaaaaaatgtaaaaatttgttatattaaatttatatgATCAAAATATATTATTCACTTGAAGATGAAAGGATATCGGGTGGATGGATCAAATTATTGGGTGGAACACTACAAGCAATTTTGCTTTTCTGGGTTGTATTGGGCTTACAAGAGACTATTTGGACATATTGCTGCTAGGCTGTTTTAATAGCCATTGCTTTAAAGTTTTCATTCAGGCTTATTAATGACCAAGTCAATAAATAAAGGTCCAAATTGGAGTTTGGAACATAAACAACCAAGCTGGCCAGTTGGTAAAACATAAAGGACCatttatgatgaaattttatttttctagttTTACAACATGCTAATTCATTAGAATTTATCTTCATTAGTAAGTGAGATATTTCACATTCGATTTTTAATGGGCTCCCATGTAAAATACAAAACTCTTGCCAAGCAAAGTAtgtccattttctttctttttttctttttgtaacaAAATGGTATTATAATTTACTCTAATCAGCTACTTAATATTACAGTctaatgatattcttctttatttgtaagtgagatgttttaggttcaattctcaccaaaggcgaatttgacccacattattgctagcttatcatgaggctaaacccaccacttccctttagtgtagataatatcgtttgttaaaaaaaaaaatttattctaATCTACATGGATGGAGGTTCAAACTTAAATATAAGAGGATAAACATAATACTCTAGCCAACTAATCGGGCCAACCCACATGTGTGA
The nucleotide sequence above comes from Malus sylvestris chromosome 16, drMalSylv7.2, whole genome shotgun sequence. Encoded proteins:
- the LOC126607623 gene encoding probable pectate lyase 8, whose translation is MAVFDSKKKWVGAFMMVLLIFYFAAAAVSEISRNSNGGRDKLQSSSDSSMAARVAEDDQGFNKHAVEDPEEIASMVDMSIRNSTERRKLGYFSCGTGNPIDDCWRCDPNWHKNRKRLADCGIGFGRNAIGGRDGRFYVVTDPNDDDPVNPRAGTLRHAVIQNEPLWIVFKRDMVIQLKQELIMNSFKTIDGRGVNVHIANGGCITIQYVTNIIIHGLHIHDCKPTGNALVRSSPTHFGWRTMADGDAVSIFGSSHIWVDHNSLSNCADGLVDAVMGSTAITISNNHMTHHNEVMLLGHSDSYTRDKQMQVTIAYNHFGEGLIQRMPRCRHGYFHVVNNDYTHWEMYAIGGSGNPTINSQGNRYAAPTNPFAKEVTKRVETATTEWKNWNWRSEGDLLLNGAYFTPSGAGASASYARASSLGAKSSAMVGSITSGSGALPCRRGHPC